Proteins encoded together in one Quercus lobata isolate SW786 chromosome 3, ValleyOak3.0 Primary Assembly, whole genome shotgun sequence window:
- the LOC115982086 gene encoding pectate lyase-like has protein sequence MHTVAMAEVNKNCFLLFFFVSFVVIIPTLHANIAEYDDYWKKRAAQAEKDNHEAYNPDPEEVTNSFNSHVNKALDGANSTRRQLKKYKGPCVATNPIDRCWRCDPEWYNHRKRLTKCVLGFGHKTIGGKKGKYYVVTDSSDGDMVNPKPGTLRHAVIQKKPLWIVFARSMVIRLNQELIMTGHKTIDGRGANVRIAYGAGITLQFVKNVIIHNIHIHNIVAGSGGTIRDSIDHVGFRTPSDGDGISIFGSSKIWIDHVSMSNCQDGLIDAIMGSTAITISNCHFTHHNEVMLFGASDSFSGDKIMQITVAFNHFGRGLVQRMPRCRWGFVHVVNNDYTHWLMYAIGGSSSPTIISQGNRFIAPPNLAAKEVTKRDYAEQGVWQNWIWRSQGDLMMNGAFFVQSGAPLKTHGFSKKQLIKSKPGTYVTRLTRFSGTVRCRKGIPC, from the exons ATGCATACAGTAGCAATGGCAGAAGTTAACAAAAAttgctttcttctcttcttttttgtatcATTTGTTGTAATCATCCCAACCCTTCATGCCAACATTGCTGAATACGATGATTACTGGAAGAAAAGAGCTGCCCAAGCCGAAAAAGACAACCATGAAGCCTATAATCCTGATCCTGAGGAAGTCACAAATAGCTTCAACTCTCATGTCAACAA GGCTTTGGATGGCGCTAACAGCACAAGAAGACAATTGAAAAAGTATAAAGGCCCATGCGTGGCCACCAATCCTATTGATCGATGCTGGAGGTGCGACCCCGAATGGTACAATCACCGCAAGAGGCTAACTAAATGTGTCCTTGGCTTTGGCCACAAGACTATTGGtggaaaaaagggaaagtaCTATGTGGTCACAGATTCCTCAGACGGTGACATGGTCAATCCCAAACCTGGGACTCTCAGACATGCTGTGATTCAAAAGAAGCCCCTCTGGATTGTGTTTGCACGCAGCATGGTCATTAGGCTTAATCAGGAGCTAATAATGACTGGACACAAAACCATTGATGGTAGGGGAGCTAATGTTCGTATTGCTTATGGTGCTGGCATCACTCTCCAATTTGTCAAGAATGTGATCATCCATAACATCCATATCCATAACATTGTTGCTGGAAGTGGTGGAACTATTAGGGATAGTATTGACCACGTTGGTTTTAGGACCCCTAGTGATGGTGATGGTATCTCTATCTTTGGCTCATCCAAAATCTGGATCGACCATGTTTCCATGTCTAATTGCCAAGATGGTCTCATTGATGCCATCATGGGTTCAACTGCTATTACCATCTCCAATTGCCATTTCACCCACCACAATGAG GTGATGTTGTTTGGAGCAAGCGATAGCTTCTCTGGCGACAAGATAATGCAAATTACAGTTGCCTTCAACCATTTCGGCCGGGGATTGGTGCAGCGGATGCCAAGGTGCCGATGGGGATTCGTCCATGTGGTTAACAATGATTACACTCACTGGCTCATGTATGCCATTGGTGGTAGCAGCAGTCCTACTATTATCAGTCAGGGTAATCGATTCATCGCTCCTCCAAACCTGGCTGCTAAAGAG GTGACCAAGAGGGACTATGCAGAACAGGGTGTCTGGCAGAATTGGATATGGAGATCACAGGGTGATCTGATGATGAATGGTGCATTCTTCGTTCAATCTGGGGCTCCACTTAAAACTCATGGTTTCTCAAAGAAGCAATTGATCAAGAGTAAACCTGGCACATACGTGACAAGACTCACTCGCTTCTCGGGCACAGTAAGATGCAGAAAGGGCATACCTTGTTAA